The DNA sequence CACAGTTAACTTGGTCGCAACCAGTTGCTATTACTTCTTGAATTAATGCGAGGTAGTACTGTTAAAATAAACACTAACTGTTCCTCCTGTTCGAGTCCTGGTGATATATATCTAAAATAGACAGACAGTGATAGGTATAATGTTATTAACTTAATGTGTAGCCCCTCCCGCTCGTAATGGCACGAGGAAATATTTCGACccttttgtattgtatttattCAGTGGGTACATAACTTCCTGGTGAAAGTAATCAGCATACGTGTGCACTGCCCAGGTCTGATACAACCGTGCTGGTGAACCTGTGTGTGAGGTTTGGCCCGACCCTGGTGAATCTCTCGGTGTCCTCAAGGATCTGTGTAAAGTCCGTTCCGTATCACTCCAGCCGTGGGTATGTTTGGATTCATCATCGGAGTTGCTCTAATGGTTATTGATTATCCAGGTAAATAACACTGATGTTATCAATCATACAGAGTTTTATAACATCCCGAACATTTAATACTTTAGGTAGTCCCGTTTgtaaacacatacatcacaGCCATTGTGCCATTCCTGTTTAAATACTGTAATCGTCATGTGTTgattaaacaaatattgtaaCACAGAAAAGGAATCATGTTACCTAGACTACGGAGATATCAAACTTCACATCTATGATGATCATATAGAATCTATCGTATACTGatgtttgtttccattttgATGCATCAGCGGATTGAACATTTTGTTTATGATAAATAAGTAAAAGACAATGTATTTACAGCTACCCATGTCAGAAAATAACGTCATGGGAATAGTACCCGTTTGATATTGCTTCTCTGACTGTTTCAGCGCTATCGGGCCAAACCGACTGTAATCCTCCGACTTGTCACAAAGGTAATGCGGGTCCGTGTACACTTTGTCAGTAGAATGTATACTCCCTGTCTAACACCAACGTGAAAATGCCGCAACTCTGTGACGCGCTCAAAAAACAATCGCGTCAGTGGTAagaccagtggttgatatagtGAGCATGCTCCATGTAGTCGTAGGACGATGGCGTGGAATCAGTCTTTGAGTTTGACTACAGGATCAAATCTAGTCATCATGTACGACAAATAATCCGTTTTGGCGATCTATGCGCTGCCTGGTAGTCTATGCCCTGGACAAGTCACATTGTTCTGTGATCTCGTACTTACAGGCAGCACTTATTTTGTATGTTCTGGACACAGTCTATCCCAAATCTTGAGACAGCAAGGTATCTATTTCAATAAATTGTTCCTGGAGGTTAACTAATACACCACCTGCAGGAATGGACGTGGAATGGAGACTGAATAATGCTACTGTTAAATAACACTGAGCATAATTTTCAGTTATCGGTAAATACAGACATCAGATAGCGTCAAGTCGTTAATCATATAGTCTTCCAAAGGATTTAAACAAGAAAACTGTACGCACAGAGCTGAATTTTGAAATCATGACTTAATGGATGTTCAACAAATTATAAATGAAACTATGTTATAGGTTTAGAGTGTCATTACAGAGGAACAAACACGTGGCCACGGCCACAAGTATATGAAATAATAGGCCTAACTATATCAGTGAACTCAGGAATGTCCACACGTTTGTCACAGTCATACAATATGAAACAGGCATGTTTCGCTTTGTGAAGGGGGAATAGTGTTGGAAGGCGCCAGGGATGTCAGTGATTTTAGAAAGGAAGCTAATCTGTACTTGGAAAGTAGATTCAAATCTACATCATGTCGCTTAATTAATCTTCTGGAAACTACCACGATCACTTAACAACCCTGTCAACATGACTGATAACGCTGGGTACAATAACACAATGCAGGGAATACATACAGAGTCACGTATACACCGTTACCACTCCTGATACAATAACACAATGCAGGGAATACATACAGAGTCATGTATACACCGTTAACACTCCTGATACAATAACACAATGCAAAGAATACATACAGAGTCATGTATACACCATACAACAACACACTGCAGGGAATACATACAGAGTCATGTATACACCATTGCCAGTCCTGATAGAATAACACAATGCAAAGAATACATACAGAGTCATGTATACACCATTGCCAGTCCTGATAGAATAACACAATGCAAAGAATACATACAGAGTCATGTATACACCATACAACAACACACTGCAGGGAATACATACAGAGTCATGCAAACACCATTGCCGCTCCTGATACCATAACACACTGCagggaatacatacagggtcgTGCAAACACCGTTACCACTCCTGATATTCATTCAAGAGTAGACGAAGATCTGTCAATAACCACAGGTGAATGATGACAGGTGATAAGCATACTTGTTATAAAACTAAGCAACCTGCAACAACAAATTTATGACAATGACTTAACTTGAAATGGAATTATGTAATGAGATTATATTCTCAGTTCAGTAATATGTGCTGCAGTAATATGTGCTGCACTAATATAATTAGTAGGTAAACagactgtgtttgaaaatcagaagtATATGACGAAGTTATAACAGctctaaatatattttaaacccGAACGCGTAGCGTAGCGCTCTGAATTAattttagagctattataattttgatttttcaacacagtacgtttatctcTTTTCTACCATAACCTCGTCATTAAGAGCTTTAAAGAGTACACacagtgttggaaaatcagaggtataaaacgtgattatatacctctgaatgactttgattaaccaatcacaatccagtatttactaaCGTCATGGTAGAATTGTGATTCACTCATGATAATGTATGCTGTTACAGTGACCATAACCGCAAGTAACTTTTCGTCAGTGGACAACAATGACTACACCACCACTGGGGAGGCAGCCTGGGTTACTGATGGCGTGAAGTCAGGGCAGTGTGCATCTGTCTCCTCCATATACCCAGCATGGGAAGCTGAGTTTGGACAGGACCGGACAGTCAGCAGTATCAAGATATTCTGGCAAGGTATTTTTTGTGCTTAGTTTGACACTAAAGATTACACGTTGTAGTGGGAGAGTATGTTTTTtgcgccgcttctagcaatgtGGAGCTAAATTTCATGGCGGGAGACACAATCaaaacacaatgtacccatgtgtggaatcgaacctgagcttttaccgctaggctaccccacccctaCACGTAAGAACAACAACTGAGAGATTTCTTATGTCTGCAGTGGTAATACCAATTATAGGAAATATGTCATATCAACCAAAATGAATAATGAGGGTCTACCGTGAAGATCTGAGTGAGAATTATTTCtatagtaacccatgcttgtgataGGCGACTcaagagatcgggtggtcaggcactcagtctttgttgatacatgtcatcgtagttgtgtagatcgatgcccgtTGTGTTGAGcacaggattgtctgttccagactcgattatttactgacgaTTGCTGAGTGCTCCGTTAATCAACGAACGTCGTTTTAGTTCCGGATGCCCAAAGTGAATCAATCTTAAAAGACGTTTATCCTTATACCACGATACCAGAGAGGTATTTAACACTTGTTGTTTACTGTTACGTTCCAGATGCACAGGATGACGTGTATGTGTCTGTCGGGGGCAGGATATGTCACAGCGCGGCTTCGACAGGGTCCACATACACGTGGAGGTCAGAGTACACCCTTGCCTGTGGTGTACCCGTGAGGGGTAGCAGCCTGCGCATATACCGCCAGCCTACTGTTGGTTTGCTGAATTTGAGTCTCTGTGAGGTGGAAATATACGGTAAATACTCATGATCGCTAAGTAAGAAAGATTTACAACTGGTGTCAAattgaaatgtgaaacaaaataagACGAGATAGACGATGGGGTACTTTACTGCAGTGAGAAAAAATGGCTTCACCCAGAATATGACCCTGAAAATGGTGTACGACTTTTGACTTGTCCCTTCTGTTTCTGACGAACAACGCGTACTTGTCTTTGCCTATGTTTGGTGGTGCCGCTGAAGGGTCAGGATAAGCTGAATTTTACGCGAAGACCAGGTGCTATGTGTATTGTATAGTTATTCATAAACGgtcccggggcagaataggccttcagcaacccatgcttgccataataggcgactatgcttgtcgtaagaggcgactatcgggatcgggtggtcaggctcgttgactaagaaagtgaaatcccaaatatgacatatgttgctcgttgacttggttgacacatgtcatcggttcccaattgcgcagatcgatgctcatgttgttggtcactggattgtctggtccagactagattattcacagatcgccgccatatagctggaatattgctgagtgcggcgtaaaatttaactcactcactcactattcataAACACTGGCTCAAATACAGACGGAAAATTGTAAAATAGACGATAGTCGCTTTAATACATCTGATTCTGACGCAATTAAACCTGCTACTAGATTTCATTTGCCAAAGATTTGCATTTTCATAAACTGTGTTTAAATTCTATGTTCATCTTTTCAGTCACGTCagaatcatcatcaacatctctAGTATCTGCAACTACCCAAGGACCAACTGCAACATCTACAGCAGCAACAACGTCACCACATTGGGACGCCACCAGTGACACCCATTCAGCCTTCATGGACAGTGCTGCCGCAACAATTGCTTCTACACCAACGACAGTGTCATCCTCTGATATCTTCACTAACCATGCCAATCCAAGAACGACGATCAGTCCGACCACTACCTCTTCTACACTAACAACACCGCCATCCTCTTCTACACTAACGACACCGCCATCCTCTTCTAAACTAACGACACTGCCATCCACTTCTACAACTACTAGTACCTCTTCCACGCCAACGATACCGTCATTCACAGCTACAACTAACTCTTCTAAACCAAAGACATCGTCATCCACTACCACAACTAACTCTTCCACACCAACGACACCGTCATCTAGTGATACCAGTCCAGCATCGATGAACGTTTTGGACACAACTACCACAGCTTCGTTCCTTGAGACAAACACACCTGTGATATCGAATTATGAAACAGGTCAAACAGAAGCTACAACATTTCCGATTTTTACAACTTCAGAAGAACTACTTGACTCCACTACTAATCATTTCTTAACTCCAAGTTCTACGGTCCCCCCAGATACCTCGaatcaaacaaacacacttactTATTTTACTTGGCCTACCTCAAGCTTGTTATCCTCTCAAGGTTCAAGCTCCGTGTTTCGTTCAACCTCAGTGAACCTTAGTTTCCATTCTACGACAGCCAGAGAAGTCTCCACGTCGTACAATACATTTCGAAACGAGAGCATGATCCCATCGACATACAAACCGACCACAACCACACCACTGACGGTTGTATCAGCAGCAACTACAGCCTCGAACACTGCTCCCGAAACCTACGTACCAACGGCGCTCACAAGGTCAGTAATCTCTGGACCAGCGTCCACGACAATTGCATCCACTACCACCCTAACATCAAATGATGGTACCCTGACAACTACCGAAAAGCCAGATGCAGCCGAAACTACGCCAAACGTTGGGCAGGATTCGATCACCACCAAGACAGCAAGTAAGCAAACTTTAACAAGTGTTTGTCTCAGTTGACATAAAAGAAATTTAAAGGCCACCTCTAGGATTTGTTAACCGACAATGTgtaaagttcatttctggtgtcatcagCCCCGATGTTGTTGtaagagtggcataaaacccagttcactcactcacttcagcgGCTTCTCACTTCGATACCTTACAGAGCAGACCAGTCCAAGGGGGCCGTCCCTCAACCCCGTATAGGACACAGTCAATGGCTCCCACCGCCCATCGTCCActgttaaaatctaaatgcGAAAAGTTAATTCAGTATTAGTGAGCATCACGATAATATGAAAACTAACATTCTGAGCATGTTTAATATTATTCACATATATTGTCTTATTTCAGAAACATCAAATATGAGCGTTGTCCTCATAGTGGCAGTGGTGGGAGGATGCGTGATGCTCCTCTACATTGTGGGGATTGCTgtgttcgtgtggaggtaagacgtgcatacattgatactgcaacatatacatttactagggttaactgttcgtgtggaggtaagacgtgcatacattgacactgcaacatatatatttactagggtcaactgttcgtgtggaggtaagacgtgcatacattgatactgcaacatatatatttactagggtaaactgttcgtgtggaggtaagacgtgcatacattgatactgcaacatatatatttactagggttaactgttcgtgtggaggtaagacgtgcatacattgatactgtaacatatatatttactagggttaactgttcgtgtggaggaAAGACctgcatacattgatactgtaacatatat is a window from the Haliotis asinina isolate JCU_RB_2024 chromosome 9, JCU_Hal_asi_v2, whole genome shotgun sequence genome containing:
- the LOC137297380 gene encoding uncharacterized protein, yielding MVIDYPALSGQTDCNPPTCHKVTITASNFSSVDNNDYTTTGEAAWVTDGVKSGQCASVSSIYPAWEAEFGQDRTVSSIKIFWQDAQDDVYVSVGGRICHSAASTGSTYTWRSEYTLACGVPVRGSSLRIYRQPTVGLLNLSLCEVEIYVTSESSSTSLVSATTQGPTATSTAATTSPHWDATSDTHSAFMDSAAATIASTPTTVSSSDIFTNHANPRTTISPTTTSSTLTTPPSSSTLTTPPSSSKLTTLPSTSTTTSTSSTPTIPSFTATTNSSKPKTSSSTTTTNSSTPTTPSSSDTSPASMNVLDTTTTASFLETNTPVISNYETGQTEATTFPIFTTSEELLDSTTNHFLTPSSTVPPDTSNQTNTLTYFTWPTSSLLSSQGSSSVFRSTSVNLSFHSTTAREVSTSYNTFRNESMIPSTYKPTTTTPLTVVSAATTASNTAPETYVPTALTRSVISGPASTTIASTTTLTSNDGTLTTTEKPDAAETTPNVGQDSITTKTAKTSNMSVVLIVAVVGGCVMLLYIVGIAVFVWRQHRRAWYSPGRAK